A single window of Candidatus Methanomethylicota archaeon DNA harbors:
- a CDS encoding lipoate protein ligase C-terminal domain-containing protein: MKIGIKKVEGGKLIKVKLLEEKGIIKDIKITGDFFAHPEEAIEELENILKNTPLIKVKENIKKFIEEKNIKLIGIKINDIIEVIEESK; this comes from the coding sequence TTGAAAATAGGAATTAAAAAAGTTGAAGGAGGAAAATTGATAAAAGTAAAACTATTAGAAGAAAAAGGAATAATAAAAGATATTAAAATTACAGGAGATTTCTTTGCTCATCCTGAAGAAGCTATAGAAGAACTTGAAAATATATTAAAAAATACTCCATTAATAAAAGTAAAAGAAAATATTAAAAAATTCATAGAAGAAAAGAATATTAAATTAATAGGAATTAAAATTAATGATATCATAGAAGTTATTGAGGAAAGTAAATGA
- a CDS encoding biotin/lipoate A/B protein ligase family protein, with amino-acid sequence MLRILKFQIENPFYNMALDEAIARCVGLGLSPPTLRLYGWWPRAVSIGYFQEVYDVVDVEFCKNNGIEIVRRITGGGAVIHTEGELTYSFIVRNDGSLVSMDIEESYREICSPIIEALRDYGINAKFRPINDIEVEGRKISGNAQTRRFGSVLQHGTILISLDYNLLKALKIDIEKLKDKGVKEISKRVTTLREFDLKISREELSEKLIEKFGKYFGLTPIYGNITNEERSITIELLKKYKSNEWNFKR; translated from the coding sequence TTGCTGAGAATTTTAAAATTTCAAATTGAAAATCCATTTTATAATATGGCATTGGATGAAGCCATAGCAAGATGTGTTGGCTTAGGATTAAGTCCTCCAACATTAAGATTATATGGATGGTGGCCTAGAGCAGTATCAATAGGATATTTTCAAGAAGTTTATGATGTAGTAGATGTTGAGTTTTGTAAAAATAATGGAATAGAAATTGTAAGAAGAATAACAGGAGGAGGGGCAGTAATACATACAGAGGGGGAATTAACTTATAGTTTTATAGTAAGAAATGATGGATCTCTTGTATCAATGGATATTGAAGAAAGTTATAGAGAAATATGCTCACCAATAATAGAAGCATTAAGAGATTATGGAATAAATGCAAAATTTAGACCTATAAATGATATTGAAGTAGAAGGAAGGAAAATTTCAGGAAATGCTCAAACTAGAAGATTTGGATCAGTATTACAACATGGAACAATTTTAATTTCTTTAGATTATAATCTTTTAAAAGCTCTTAAAATTGATATTGAAAAATTAAAAGATAAAGGAGTAAAAGAAATTAGTAAAAGAGTAACTACTTTAAGAGAATTTGATTTAAAAATTTCAAGAGAAGAATTATCAGAAAAATTAATTGAAAAATTTGGAAAATATTTTGGATTAACTCCAATATATGGAAATATTACTAATGAAGAAAGAAGTATTACAATTGAATTATTGAAGAAGTATAAATCAAATGAATGGAATTTTAAGAGGTGA
- a CDS encoding radical SAM protein, with the protein MGKSNTTIRVSYGTAIELGLIKGIQKTPPTTAYFFIINNKCKGNCKFCPQSIKLSNKISRIDWLEFEIEDVINKIKKKRMKRICLQLADEENIIFKVMNFISNIKDLGIPISISTSPSFEILNHLIDLKNYIDILTIPIDCANEELFKKIKGRDWNYYWNALNKALEIFGPWKIGTHIIVGLGETEEEIVKLLLKCKEMKILPSLFAFTPIPGTELEKMQTPNISSYRRIQLVRELIFNNEEIEFYYDNLRRIREIKVKKDIVERILENGEAFMTKGCPDCNRPYFNERVSGIIYNYPKKLTINEKEKVRRELFAENFKISN; encoded by the coding sequence ATGGGAAAAAGCAATACCACTATAAGAGTTTCTTATGGTACAGCAATTGAACTTGGACTTATAAAGGGTATACAAAAAACCCCTCCTACAACAGCTTATTTTTTTATAATTAATAATAAATGTAAAGGAAATTGTAAATTCTGTCCACAATCTATAAAACTTTCAAATAAAATTTCAAGAATTGATTGGCTTGAATTTGAAATTGAAGATGTTATAAATAAAATTAAAAAGAAAAGAATGAAAAGAATTTGTCTTCAACTTGCTGATGAAGAAAATATAATATTTAAAGTAATGAATTTTATTTCAAATATTAAAGATTTAGGAATTCCTATTTCAATTTCTACTTCTCCATCATTTGAAATATTAAATCATCTCATAGATTTGAAGAATTATATTGATATTTTAACAATACCAATAGATTGTGCAAATGAAGAATTATTTAAAAAAATTAAGGGAAGAGATTGGAATTATTATTGGAATGCTTTAAATAAAGCTTTAGAAATTTTTGGTCCATGGAAAATAGGAACACATATAATTGTAGGATTAGGTGAAACTGAAGAAGAAATTGTAAAATTATTACTTAAATGTAAAGAAATGAAAATTTTACCCTCTCTTTTTGCATTTACTCCAATACCAGGAACTGAGCTTGAAAAAATGCAAACTCCAAATATATCTTCATATAGAAGAATACAACTTGTAAGAGAATTAATTTTTAATAATGAAGAAATTGAATTTTATTATGATAATCTTAGAAGAATAAGAGAAATAAAAGTTAAAAAAGATATAGTAGAGAGAATTTTAGAAAATGGAGAAGCTTTTATGACAAAAGGATGTCCTGATTGTAATAGACCATATTTTAATGAAAGAGTTTCAGGAATAATTTACAATTATCCAAAAAAATTAACAATTAATGAAAAAGAGAAAGTAAGGAGGGAATTATTTGCTGAGAATTTTAAAATTTCAAATTGA
- a CDS encoding DUF6125 family protein — translation MIEELSKEELIELIKIFSKNLLTLDGYWFLSIEDKYGLEKAIEIDKEVWEKFGISEARRIKKFLNINEGNLNDLEKSLRFLSYATISDSLIEKKDNKIIFSIRNCRPQIARINSGKGIFPCKEVGLAHLSSFAKTINSKFKVKCIVCPPDERSSNIWCSWEFYLE, via the coding sequence TTGATTGAAGAATTAAGTAAAGAAGAATTAATAGAATTAATTAAAATATTTTCTAAAAATCTTCTTACTCTTGATGGATATTGGTTTCTTTCAATTGAAGATAAATATGGATTAGAAAAAGCAATTGAAATTGATAAAGAAGTTTGGGAAAAATTTGGTATATCTGAAGCAAGAAGAATTAAAAAATTTTTAAATATAAATGAAGGAAATTTGAATGATTTAGAAAAATCATTAAGATTTCTTTCTTATGCTACAATATCAGATTCATTAATAGAGAAAAAAGATAATAAAATTATATTTAGTATAAGAAATTGTAGACCTCAAATTGCTAGAATAAATAGTGGTAAAGGAATATTTCCATGTAAAGAAGTTGGACTTGCTCATTTATCTTCTTTTGCAAAAACAATAAATTCAAAATTTAAAGTTAAATGTATTGTTTGTCCTCCAGATGAACGTTCATCTAATATTTGGTGTTCATGGGAATTTTATCTAGAGTAA